One window of the Thamnophis elegans isolate rThaEle1 chromosome 6, rThaEle1.pri, whole genome shotgun sequence genome contains the following:
- the PURA gene encoding transcriptional activator protein Pur-alpha, giving the protein MADRDSGSEQGGSGGGAPGSGPGGGGPGSSGGGGVGLQHETQELASKRVDIQNKRFYLDVKQNAKGRFLKIAEVGAGGSKSRLTLSMSVAVEFRDYLGDFIEHYAQLGPSQPPELAQAADEPRRALKSEFLVRENRKYYMDLKENQRGRFLRIRQTVNRGPGLGSTQGQTIALPAQGLIEFRDALAKLIDDYGVEEEPAELPEGTSLTVDNKRFFFDVGSNKYGVFMRVSEVKPTYRNSITVPYKVWAKFGHTFCKYSDEMKKIQEKQRDKRAAAAASSSSSGGTEQQPETEISSSSTAIPTGPPGALLQAEEPEED; this is encoded by the coding sequence ATGGCGGATAGAGACAGCGGCAGCGAGcagggcggcagcggcggcggggcGCCGGGCTCGGGCCCTGGCGGCGGCGGGCCCGGcagtagtggcggcggcgggGTGGGCCTCCAGCACGAGACGCAGGAGCTGGCCTCCAAGCGGGTGGACATCCAGAACAAGCGCTTCTACTTGGACGTCAAGCAGAACGCCAAGGGCCGCTTCCTGAAGATCGCGGAGGTGGGTGCGGGAGGCAGCAAGAGCCGGCTGACGCTCTCAATGTCAGTGGCGGTGGAGTTCCGCGATTATCTGGGCGATTTCATCGAGCACTACGCGCAGCTGGGGCCCAGCCAACCGCCGGAGCTGGCGCAGGCCGCGGACGAGCCCCGGCGGGCCCTGAAAAGCGAATTCCTGGTGCGCGAGAACCGCAAGTATTACATGGATTTGAAGGAAAACCAGCGCGGGCGGTTCCTGCGCATCCGCCAGACAGTCAACCGCGGCCCAGGCCTCGGCTCCACACAGGGCCAGACCATCGCCTTGCCAGCGCAAGGGTTGATCGAGTTCCGCGACGCCTTGGCCAAGCTCATCGACGACTACGGCGTGGAGGAGGAGCCGGCCGAGCTGCCCGAGGGCACCTCCTTGACGGTGGATAACAAGCGGTTCTTTTTCGACGTGGGCTCCAACAAGTACGGCGTTTTCATGCGGGTGAGCGAGGTGAAGCCCACCTACCGCAACTCCATCACCGTCCCTTACAAGGTGTGGGCCAAATTCGGACACACTTTCTGCAAGTACTCGGACGAGATGAAGAAGATTCAGGAGAAGCAGAGAGACAAgcgggccgccgccgccgcatcctcctcctcctccggcggAACAGAGCAGCAACCAGAGACCgaaatcagcagcagcagcaccgcTATCCCCACTGGCCCGCCCGGAGCCTTGCTGCAGGCGGAGGAGCCAGAGGAGGATTGA